In a single window of the Salmo trutta chromosome 21, fSalTru1.1, whole genome shotgun sequence genome:
- the LOC115156833 gene encoding cylicin-2, with protein sequence MRECMAYHSWKAANLIEPESPKTKVKKKEAATETEDKNPGHVSKRKAKKENPLTKDVGWKLREAMNQQLAIIHERMEAKKIAKMALAEVRNILAREKEKVLGVTRDEVAKKAKVATAARMEDKPEKGEFKKTLGKIRRDKEQKEKEGENKKEEQGKKAKKNATKPDKKSGKEVKGKRVEVPKDAKNKESPKAAAKKLKMSDKGVRK encoded by the exons ATGCGTGAATGCATGGCATATCATTCATGGAAAGCAG CCAACTTAATCGAACCAGAATCTCCAAAAACAAAGGTCAAGAAAAAAGAGGCGGCTACTGAGACCGAAG ATAAAAATCCAGGACATGTTTCCAAGAGAAAAGCCAAAAAAG AAAACCCTCTTACCAAAGACGTGGGCTGGAAGCTGAGGGAGGCCATGAACCAGCAGCTGGCCATCATCCATGAGCGAATGGAGGCCAAAAAGATTGCCAAGATGGCTCTGGCCGAGGTGAGGAACATCCTGgccagggagaaggagaaggtCCTAGGGGTGACGAGGGACGAAGTGGCAAAGAAGGCTAAGGTGGCAACGGCAGCTAGGATGGAGGACAAGCCAGAGAAGGGGGAGTTTAAGAAGACCTTGGGCAAGATTAGGAGAGACAAAGagcagaaagagaaggagggagaaaatAAGAAAGAGGAGCAGGGCAAGAAAGCTAAGAAGAATGCGACAAAGCCAGACAAGAAGTCAGGGAAAGAGGTGAAGGGTAAGAGGGTGGAGGTCCCCAAAGACGCCAAAAATAAAGAGTCTCCCAAAGCTGCTGCTAAAAAGCTCAAGATGTCTGATAAGGGGGTCCGGAAATGA